The Girardinichthys multiradiatus isolate DD_20200921_A chromosome 9, DD_fGirMul_XY1, whole genome shotgun sequence genome segment CCTGTCCACTGACTGAGTGATTGCCTCACAAACACGCCAGCAAATACACCACAGCTTCAGTAaaccagatttgtttttcagatttacCACCATAAACAGGAAGAAATGATCAATACTGGTATGAAGGTAGATTAAAAGAAAAGGCCATTTTTGAAACATTACAGTAGTTTCTTCTCTTATCAGTGCCCCCTAGTGTTCAACTTGTAATGAGCTTTGTAAATGGTCTACAAAACACCTGATAAAgaataatttgcattttaaagcaGGTAAAAATATCAGCTGATGAGGATAGCAATGAAAATGCATCACTGTTTAGGGCTAAATATTGAAAATATTCCCAGATGATCAAAACCTGGTCTGGTAGACGCTCATTTTATTTGGCCCCTTATTAAAGTTTCTATGAAGATATTATGAGGCATAAAAATAGAAGATATTGGGAAGGTGTGAAGATGTCAGCAGTTTCAATGTGATCAATATGTTAGCTTAAAGTACAAACTGTAACCtcatgaaaatataaaataaagactACGTTACAAGATCTGAAAAAGATTGTtcacttcagtttatttatccAATAACTGAGTACATTTATAACCATGTAATTCAGCAGATGATAACAAGGCGTAAGACTCACACTGGCGTCGAGCCTTTTGACTGATTCCctgatttattttcaatgtGAGCAGATGCTCCTAAACTCTTACAAGGCATCTCAGTTGTCTCAAACATTATCTTTCAGGTCAGTTTCTTGGCACAAAGGTAAATATAATGTAATGTTCAAAAGGTCCTCAGcagcagaggtaaggaaagCTCTTCAGGAAGTTAAAGCGAGCAATCAGGAACAGATCCCATATAACTCCCACTATTtctaaaaaattttttaaataacccaGTAAAAATGAGAAATTTAATGTTTTCCTGGAATAACTGCATAAAATATAAGCTGTGATAGGCAGGAGATAAGAGACAAATAtcaaagcaaaaaacaagaatgtGTGCAACCAGGAGGGGGGTTAAGAGCTGCTTGTTTGCTCTAAAAGAGTTTCATGTTTGTATTCAGAGGCAGAACAGTACGTTTTCTCAATTAATTCACAGAAATtagttgataaaaataaatggcacaaaaaaacaaaaaaatctcttCCAAAACAGCGCAAAAATGGTCCACTTACATATTTATGCATTGATAATGACAGTAGACAAAGCAGCATTTTAAACATCAAAATTTACTCCCGTTGATGGATTTCTGCCCAAcaagttttgtttcattgttttgggAGAACAGGGACCTCTGCTGGTGGCGGAGCTTAATTCAACCGTTCAACATTCACTTGATTGCTGAACGCAACATGAAAGAGAACCGGAGGTCTGTGAATTGAGTCTCTGGAGGCATTATTTTGATGCTGAAAATGCCGGTGAACGACTGTTGATGTGTGATGAGGTTCGGTGTAGATTTCATTCTGCTGATCATAAAATTAAGTACAGTGTTGAAACAGGTTAGGATAAATGCTTAAAAGTGAGAAAAGAGAGGAGGGTAGGAAGGGAAGGTTAGTGCGTGTGGAAAGGCTTATcagaggttctgctggaggaagTGCAGCAGACTAATCTCGTAATGCTCTCCGGACTCCGGACACCTGATGCTGTGACGTTCGTTGGGATAAATCTGTAGAAACAGGgggggaaaaaactgtaaaaagatGTGTTTGATCATCCAGTTTTATTCCACAGAAATTTAGTTTAGTAACCTAAACAAATTCATGAGCCACTCTATCAAGAACAAGCTGATAACTCGTAATGTATGATGTGATTGTCCTTGGACATTTTGGACATAAATACTGGTTGTCTCCACATTAATGGCAACAGTTTTCAAACTCAGATCTTTTAAGTTTTCAGTCAATTCTTTAAccttttaaaagtataaaataaaaagtgtcctacaaatttacatcagatATTTCCTCTGAGGTCAGACTTTCAATAAAAAACTGGCAAAAACCTCATTGGCTGGGTGGATGAACAAATGGATAAATTCATGGACAGAACAATgaacatggatggatgaatgtttcATTTAGACGGGTCAGAGAATCCTGTCTGGACATACAAATATCTTTCcaacatcttttttcttttcctgcaaATATTCTGGCCTGAAAGGCCCCTTCCTCAAATTCAAGACTTTTCCAGCTGACATAGAATCTCTGTTATCATCTGATGTCTTCcagccattttgtttttaaagctttttcctGACAAACATACATTATTTCATCAAAGATACCTGAAGGTTGTACGGTTTTCCTGCCCGGATGAGCTGCGACACCAGGAAGTTGGTGTGGAAAAAGTGTACATTCTCGTCTAGAAACCCATGCAGGATCAGCAGTCGGTTGGGCCTGCATTATGCACAGAGATATTCACATTTACAGGCTTGTTTGCATCAGTGGTTACTACTTATAGTGAAACTGATAAAATAAACATCAGCTTTATTTAATTGTCAAGCAACCCTCAAGAAAAGTGAGGAGtgaataaataaagtatttagcAGATGTTGGTGTTAAAATCTTTCTATTTGAAGGCTATTCGCCTATGTTTTCATAATGGCTAAATCCATCTCAGTGAGTTTTggttatgtttattttctgagGGCAGAGACAACTGATTCATGCCAATTATAAATGTAAATACCTGCTTAGTAGGGCTTAAACAccaacaaaaaaatctatttttctcAAGTAAAAGATTATTATGAAAGCATGAAAAAGGAGCTCTCACTCGTTGGGAAGTTTGTCGACATGCAGGGCGACGGAACATGCTTCATATCCCTTCTGGTTTTTTTCAGGAGTGTCCAGATATCGCTCTGTGTACCCGGTGTCATAGGCCATCCACAACGTCACTGGAGCTCCTGCGATGGCAACCTgatcaacaaacaaaatgacatcTGATCTATCTTCTGGTAGTGAAAGAAATTCAAGTTACACAAAAGTATCTGATAGTACAGACAATCAAAATGAACTAAACCTTTCCAATTTTCTGTTGTAAAATGGCAGGAAATATTCCCAGTGATGACATAAATGGTTCTGTTTACGACCTTAAATATGTCTGGTCTGTGGATGAGGCCCATGAGGGAGAGAAAGCCTCCATACGACCAGCCGTGGATGGCGACGCGACTCAGGTCCACAAACTTATACTTGTCAGCTATGTAGTGCAAACCTTCCACCTGGTCGTCAATTTCAACCTGACCCTGGATGGAAACAGAATTACACATAATGGTCTCATTACAATCTAGTAATTATTTAACACTTagtataaaaatatgtattggGACAGTGAAATAGATAAAAAACTGGGAAAAGGTGTAAATTGCAAGtagtttaaaatgaatgaaagatTTGACAAATGCACCATCTTGTCCTTTACAGCTCCTTCAAACTTGAGTCCTCGCTGGCATGATCCCCGCCCATCGATAACCAGCACTACGTAACCCAGAGAAGCAAGCGTGCTTAGCCGCAGGTACTTCACTCCTTTATAGGAGTTATTCACTAACTGCACCTGGAAGAACAACAAAGACAGGTtcatttttaatgaatatttcGTTGCATGCACATTTTGCTCCAGTGAAAACGCATGCTTTGGTTATTGGCCTGTGGGCTGTTAATGGTTTATAATCATCGGTTCAGGTTTGCTGTAGCTTCATCATATTGACCACACGGACCCATCTCTAACTAAACACTACAGAATGACTTTGGGCcgttaatgaaaacaaaatagacTTGATTTACTTCAGACGTCTTATTCTCCTGCTGTTAGCTAACTATGTCACATCAAACAAAGACCCTTAATGCTTATAAAAGCATTTCTGGTTCTGTTCATTCAGAAGTTAGACATTctgctttatttattcatcaCAGTACAATTTAAAGTGTTCCTTGGAATCTGCACACTGTTAAAATTGAGGTTTTAAATGAAGACTTTCAATATGATCCcttaataatctgaaatatCCTCTGACTCGGACTGAGGAGGAGAAAACCCTCCAAACCCCATTTAGTGTAGAATATGGTAAAGAAGTGGACAATATGAACAGAGGGATTGACCAACATTGCAACTTTAATAAGGCTTGGGCCGAAAGAGTTAGGACTTGGACTGGAGGGtgatttaaatttcaaaatcaCTGAAATACAGTTGGAACGTTTAGAGGGTTTATATTTAGCCAACTCTCTTGCCAATTACCGTGGCCTTCAGCCAGAGGACAACAGAAggcaaaaaaaaccaacagCATCCTGGACTATTTCAACTTCTCAGCTAAAAGCTTCTAAAGAGAAAGCCAAACAGCCAAGTAGAGAGGAGGCCTCTGCTAAATGGACTGGGTTCACAGGATTACCTCTATTGCTGAAGATCAGGATGCTATTTTATCATGGAGACACCAAACAAAAAGCTGAACGTCCCAAAGAAATATAAAAGTAgtaaacatgtgttgtgaattggcgctatataaataaaactgaattgaattaatctgACAAGAATTCAAAAGAACAGGGCTGCCCATATCCCCTTGTATTGATTTATGGACTACCATTTGATTGGATTTCATCTCCTTACATTTCACTTTTTCCCCACTGACAAAATATCTAGAAAAGAAAATGGTGGTCTACAAAATTAACACAGATATTTTATCATCCAGACATAAGAAGCAGCTATGATAAACTAATTGTTATTTATGCAAAGGCTCTTTGTGAAATTCTAGTTGAATAGTTTGTTCgactgtttctgtttgttttaaagcGGAAAGAGATCAAACCTGTGGACCACCGTAGACAAAGACAACAGTGGGATGCTTCCTTCCAGGGACCAGGTTGTTTGGTTTGTACAACATGCCGTAGAGCTCAAAGCCCGACTTCCCTGTGAAGCTAAAGATTTCTGGCGGGGGAGCATCAAACTGGTAgcctaaaaacaaaatcaagcaGATATCATTCCCAAATACTAATCCTATGTGATCTCTGAGGTAAATTATCCTGTGAAACGGATATAAGTCAACAATGTTTTAGACATGTAGCTGAACAGAATCCAGTACCGGAAGACTCCATCATGCTCGCCCAGAACTGAGGTTCTTTGTGCAGCCGGTCACTGTCCGAGCCCACCAGCTTGTAGATGTGAACACAGGGAGCAGTGGTCAAACTGCTATAATGGCTGATAAACATATCAAAGGTCTGTGTGGAGAAAGCAAGAAAGGTCAAGATTATTTATCCAGAACATCTCTTAGGAAATCTATAATTAGCCTACACTACAGCGAAATGCAAGCAGCAATATGTTTAACCGTTTAATTCAGCTGAGATCAGAGAGCTCTCTTCTAGAAAATGTCACAAGTACAACATTTAGAGCAAAACCTGGAGAAACCAGCTGCTTCTATTTGCTCTAGAATTGTGAGAAGACTCTGATACTGATATAAGTAGAAGCAACTCCTCAATGTTTcttcaaattaaacatttaatgacTTAAATCACCAGTTAGAATATTCCCTAATGCACACCAGATAATTAGAGGTGTCATTGTTTGTGTGAGACGGTACCTGgctcacagagcagctgtgggAGAATCCGGGTTTGGTAAGTCTGATGATTTCATCCGGCGCCTCATAGCTCACCACATACAGGTGGTGCTCTAGAGGAGAGTCTTTAGTTCCCTGGAAGTAGACCAGCTTTGCCTCCTCGTCCACCCAAATCTGAGGGCTGCAAGAACGCTGCACCAAAATCAGAGAACCAATAAATCTGGAGTTTATTTCTGCTACATCAaaaagttttttactttattcaaaACCAGGTTTAATTATTATTAGCATACATTTAAAGATTGGAGGCTTATTCTGATTAGAAAATAAGAtttgaaaatgacaaaagaaagcagaaaaGAAGATTTCAGATCAAAACGCCCAGATGATAAAAAgtttacccccccccccccccccaagtcTAAATAACTTTCAAAGCCCTTGCTCATATTTCACAGGGCTTGAGAGACAAAGAAATTAGTTTGTACAGATAAGTCAGACATCAGTCCATTCAGACACACcgttttgtaaaaacattaaaatgcttAGCTGTAAATGTTTGAGATGTGAAACAGATGTGTAAGTGGGTGGGGTGAGGCGTCACCTTTGCTCCATGATTGGCCAGCACCTCCCATTCCCCACTGGTCACTGTCACTTCTTCTTTAACTGGACACTTAAAATCATCTGAGGGCAGAGAGGCGCTACTAATGAAATGAGGTCCAAACaacttaaaaagtaaataaaaacatccaacATGAACAAACGTCTTGTTGTACACAAGTTTATACAGATTTGCATGATTTAAAATGGAGATTACACATTATTATTCTTCAATATGCAGAATCTCACAAGAGTGAGTACACCtcttacatttttgtaaatattttattacatcTTTAAATAGGACAACACTGAAACTATTACATTTTCCCCTAGttgaaaatgtccaaactgTGCCCACAGTGTTAATATTTTCCATGGCCACCATTATTTTCCAGCACTGCCTTGGACATGGAGTTCACTGGAGCTTCACAGGTTCCCACTGGAGGCCTCTTCCACTCCTCCATGACGACATCACGGGGCTGGTGGATGTTAGAGACTTCGTGCTCCTCCACCTTCTCTTTGAGGATGCCCCGCAGCTGCtcaatagggtttaggtctggagacatgcttggccagtccagCACCTTCACCCTCTGCTTCTTTAGCAAGGCAGTGGTCATCTTGGAgatgtgttttgggtcattatgtTGGAAAACTGCCCAGCGGCCCAGTCTCCAAAGAGAAAGGATCATGCTCTGATTCAGTATGTCGCAGTACATGTACTACTGTAGCTCCCCACAACCGATAGCAATCATGacgctcccaccaccatgcttggctATGGTCAAGAAACACTTGTTTTTGTACTCCTCCCATTTGCCGCCACACACGCTTGACACCATCTGAACCAAATAAGTTaatcttggtctcatcagaccacaggacatggttGCAGGCAAACTGTTTGCAGGCCTTCTTGTGCATCATCTTTAGAAAGGGCTTCCTTCTTGGACGACAGCCATGCAGACCAATTTGATGCAGTGTGCGAAGCATGATCTGAGCACAGAAAGGCTGACCCCCCACCCTTCTGCAGCAATGCTGGCAGCACTCATgcatgtatttttaaaagtcagCCTCAGGATGCTGAGCATGTGCACTCAACTTCTTCGGGGGAAACATGGCAAGGCCTTTTCTGAGTGGAACCTATCCTGTTAAACCTCTGTATGGTCTTTGCCACCACTCTGCAGCTCAACTTATAGGCTGGGCCATCTTTATGTACAGCAACGAATTTTGTTCAGATCCTTAGAGAGATCTTTGCCATGAGGTTCCATGTTACTCTTCAAGTCATCAGTATGAGAGCATGAGAGAGGGGTACCTCCACATTTAACACACCTGTTCCCCATCCAGACCTGCGACCTGGTAACACTAACgagtcacatgacaccaagAAGAGAAAATGGCTAATTGGCCACAATTTGGACATATTCACATAgaggtgtactcacttttgttgccaggggtttagacattaatggctgtgttttgagttattttgaggagACAGCAAATTTACACAGTTATCTtagctgtacactgactactcTACATTCTATCAAAGTTTCATGTGTTCAGCGTTGCccaatgaaaaaatataataaaaaagtgaGGGGTTGTACTCAGGCCAGCTGACAGCCTTGGGTCTGGGACAAGATACACTTAGAATACCTACAGTATTTGATAACTGGtcaaaaatttatttatatttaccaTTTAAACACATGACTGAATGTCTAACGGTGACACAAATCCCCAAACGTAATAAATGACCTAATAAATGATAATTTgaatataaaaattttttttttttatgttttcaatatattttaaaaggtctcgattttttactttatgaaGTAAATTGGGGAAtcttataaaaatcaaatatatatttaaatatatatataaatacatgaaaatgtccttttttaaaattatttgtttgcttCCTGTGCTAAAGTATATCATGAAATCCTTTAAACTGCTTTTATGTCTGCTTTGATAAAGCCttacatctgattggttaacctGCACAGCAACTCAGCTGCAGACCAATCACCTTTGCTATAGCAGTGTTAGTGATTTTAGTGATTTGGTTTGCAATGCATGAAATAATTACTaactctttaaataaaaatataatttctactattatttatttcagataaatacaatttatgtgacaaaatatgtaaCAATAATACTCCTATATTTTTATTCCCAGACAGGCGTATTTTCATTGAAAAAACTCTTGACTATAATTTGATGCTTGCAGGACCCATTTCTGGGTACTCACCCAAACTTTTATGAGATACGGTTTCACTGTGTGACACCAGGGTGCGTTACCTTCAGAGTGAGTGTATCCTTTAGCCCAGTTGTAGCTGCCCCGCTGTAATACTGATGTGATCTTATACAAGTGGCAGAAGCCTGTTTTAGACTCATTTACTGTGATGAAGGTTAACTCATCATCAGAGGTTTGGACGATAGGATGGAAGATGTCGTGCACCTGCATCACACAGAGACAGTGATGTTCATACAGTACTGTGAAGACGTATGCACCCTGAGAGATTTCTTAAATGTTTGCCTTTTTGTTACCCATAAATGCTTCAGAGCAAATAACataaaatcagacaaagataacctgaaaaaatacaaaagtcagttaattaggcccgagcaggaaaactgcaagggccaaTTGTAATCGTAGGAATTcttattatttctttctttgttttttccggggacttttggcggggcaatatggggactttgccatgccccaaaactcaccaaatttgacccaaaattgtcccccgcgtgaaattttcatttttcaatgtCGTcttcagtgggcgtggccaaaccacttagccacgcccccaaacgtgagataggccgaaccgtaagtcatagagatctgaaattcggcacaatgctagagctcctcaaaacaagaaaaaacgtCTCTTGGAaatatgccctaaaatgcacaggaagtcgaccattttgggtcaaagcccgatttttgcccgtttttcactttcactcacctcgaactttaacgaactcctccaaTATGCtgataaggcatgggggattaaaagttatcaaaatcgtgagtttttggggcatgtttagggggcgtggccgagACACGAACTTGGCGTTCACGCTCAAAGTGAAagaatgcaataactttcccaaataAATGCCAAATcccaccaaagttggcatgaaggaggaccttcgggttcccggCGATCCTATGgtgtcatatgctgacatcatgaaagccacgccccctgagaacaggaagtcacttttttcacttggaaaagtgcctctctgacccttttcacccaatcaacttgaaagtgtgtcagaagacagataacttgTGGGTCTAActgtgaagcacagtgacttttcataaaagggcgtggccatggcGCCGCGgtgaagtcagacgtcacgccatggccatacgtttggctttaatttcaacatagatcatctgatctgcaccaaattcaatatgattgatccttgtccagtccccaacagagatctgatgacatatttggtgggcgtggcctaattcgtccacagcgccccctagaagattacaaaaaataagccccaagccatgctttgaccgaggattcggaaatttggtacacttatgtaacttctcaggacctataaaaaaagtctcttggagcattggtccaaacccaacaggaagtcggccattttggattgaagttgccattttgaacctgtttttgccgtttttacccagcatatctgagcaaactcctcctacatcttttgacttagagacgtgaaaatcactcagtatactcttaagggattggggatcaaaagttatcaaaagctttttgatacatgaaagcgtgtgggcatGGCCAcccctcaaaatatgacttctcgccataaaagaccaAATTCATATAGTTCCAAGGAAAGTCgcagacacatgaaaccttctgggattgatctgcctctaggcctgaacaatattcactggtcagatgctgacatcgaagccccgccccctcagaacaggaagtttCCCGTTTTCTTT includes the following:
- the LOC124873682 gene encoding dipeptidyl peptidase 9-like — its product is MHKVKRLKTDDKTEDGQESIRDALAGMTGVDELSDSTEVVEMEDVNPSHFQVEKHSWDGLRKIIHSSRKNTGMIVNKAPHDFQFIQKDEASPHSHRIYYLGMPYASRENALLYSDIPKKVRKDALLVLSWKPMLDHFQASPHHRGFSREEELLRERKRLGVSGITAYDYHQPSGLFLFQANNSLYYCRDGANNSFITSPMNPTEIKSQNSGTRMDPKMCPGDPNFIGFINNNDIWVTNIKTGEERRLTFCHKGIDNPKDDPKSAGVATFVTQEEFDRFTGYWWSPAAREEPDGGKTLQILYEEVDESEVEIIHVPSPALEERKTDIYRYPRAGSKNPEITLKIAEIKADSLGKIISTQEKVLPVPFTCLFPNIEYVTRAGWTKDGRYAWVVMMDRRQQNLLLVLLPPALFIPAQQDKAKRQESLQALGDSVHPFIIYREASDIWINVHDIFHPIVQTSDDELTFITVNESKTGFCHLYKITSVLQRGSYNWAKGYTHSEDDFKCPVKEEVTVTSGEWEVLANHGAKRSCSPQIWVDEEAKLVYFQGTKDSPLEHHLYVVSYEAPDEIIRLTKPGFSHSCSVSQTFDMFISHYSSLTTAPCVHIYKLVGSDSDRLHKEPQFWASMMESSGYQFDAPPPEIFSFTGKSGFELYGMLYKPNNLVPGRKHPTVVFVYGGPQVQLVNNSYKGVKYLRLSTLASLGYVVLVIDGRGSCQRGLKFEGAVKDKMGQVEIDDQVEGLHYIADKYKFVDLSRVAIHGWSYGGFLSLMGLIHRPDIFKVAIAGAPVTLWMAYDTGYTERYLDTPEKNQKGYEACSVALHVDKLPNEPNRLLILHGFLDENVHFFHTNFLVSQLIRAGKPYNLQIYPNERHSIRCPESGEHYEISLLHFLQQNL